The stretch of DNA CAGATTTGTCACTGGATACACGGCGACCCCAAACGCTGCCAGCAGACCTGAGAGAGTGcaccgggtcaaaggtcaaaaggtcatgaTTGAAGGAGGCTCATGTGGAGTGCTGAGGGGGACACTGACAAATGGTGCTTTGGACTGAAAAGAGAAGATGATAAAAACAGATAAAAGCTCAAAATAAAGGCCCTCtaaacattaaaaaatattCTGCATGTCCAGGACCAGTTATTTTCTTGATCCCCTAACCACCTGAGGTTATTTCTCAAACCGGAATTGTTTCTGAATGAAAACTAGGCCTAAGAAGAGATATCAGCTGATGCATATGTTGATTCTgttgaaatgtagcctacaatgatTTGACATTGTGTATGAATGTTAAGGGGCTAGGATGGGTTGGGGCAATTTAAATCTAAAATTAAAGTTGAAAGTTGGATTGGGATTATTTTCATAGGGGAAACCAAACTACAAAGGAACAGTGAAGATCTGTTTCAAATGGTGTCTTTGGGTTAGCTGATAAGTAATACTTAGCTATGAGACTTAAACAATgagtgtttttaatgtgtgacttatgttcattcattttttgcccagagtaggcctatatgctgTGCAAGTTATCAGCCAACTAACACACAATAGCCACAATAGTTTAGTCATGCTTATCAAGAATGTGAAAGTCTATGTTAAGTGCTTTTCGTCTGAATTTTCTTGGATTAAATGAAACTAAATCAAAACGTACAAATGGCTAGTATTTCATTTCATCCCCTACCCACCCCACACTTCAAGTCATTCCAGTAGGTGGCGGTGTGGTCTGGCAAGAGGTCTTATACTGCCGGAAGTACTTGTGAAGGTTTTCCTGGTGACGATTTGTTGGCATTTGGTTCCATCTGGTTTCATTGAGTGTTTTGGCCAGCTGCAAATTTCAACAACTACTTTGCTTTCAATCGTAATCTCCATCGCAAGCCatggtaagtattttctttatgTAGAAACGGAATTGTTTATCTATTAGCTATGTGTATCTGTTAGCTACGTCGTGACCAATACAAGCATCCATTCAGATGGCAGTTGCGGCTTACATCTAACATTAGCATTGCTCTTTTCAGTTAGCTCGCTAGCCACCTCTGCATTTGGACACGGATAGCTATTCCAGGTAGATAATAGTACAGATCGTTTATGCATACGGTCGGACGTAGTTGGTAGTTGTTCAGTCCGTTGTCCTGCGATAGAACAAACCAACGCCACTGTGAAATCACTGATGCTCAACCAATGAATGTTTGGAGAGCCGGTTTAGCCACGACAAGCCTGGCAATGATTTCAGACGACGTAGCGAAGCAGAGAAGTTACTAGGCAGGTAGTCTGGAGCTCAACTCGGTATCGACTAATATTAGTTGGGATGTATTTGGACCGCCTGACTTGACACATACTTTCTGTGCCAATTGGTTTCTGTGCACGAGCTTGATCAAACACGACGCCATTTCGTAGCCTAGTTTCTACTATCAAAATGCCATGTTGTCTTGAGTGTCTTCAGGAACATAACTGGAATACCGAAACTACTATACCGTTGCATTTATATACGGTTTGAAACTTAGCTAGCCCTACAAATACATTAGAGGGCAGCAAAACACAGTAACAGTGAGTCAACAGATGCTGATCCGGGCTCATTTGTCCCATCTAGTGTTGTTTTGAATGTAATGCAAAATGATGCAATTCTGTCTTTGCAGTCTCACACAATCCTGCTCGTCCAGCCAACTAAGAGACCAGAGGGGAGGACATATGCAGACTATGAGTCTGTAAACGAATGCATGGAGGGTAAGAGAATCAGAGATGAAATGTCTTTGATAGCTCCCTGTTGAAATGCATAGCAGTCAGAATATTGTTAATATTGTTATTAATAATTGAATGAAGTAGAGACATGCCATCAAAATACCTGTTGTTTCTTCATCCAATACATGCACATTTGCAGCTATCTCACCATCTTTTTGTTGTCACACTACACAAATGAatgcacacaggtgtgtgtaagATGTATGAGGAGCATTTGAAAAGGATGAACCCCAACAGTCCCTCCATCACATATGACATCAGCCAGCTGTTTGACTTTGTGGATGACCTGGCAGATCTAAGCTGTCTTGTGTAAGTAGGATCTTCATCTTTGACCCCTGAAGATTACTTGCACATTAAAGCGATCATATTCTTTTCACATTGTCTGCCAGGCCTGTATTCATGTACTCAAAATTCTGGTAGGTTTGACTAATAAGTAAACTATTTTAGAATGTGTAGCTTTGCTCCTGAAATGTATGGTCTGTTTGTTGCTTGTGAAGTATTTTAAATTGTATTGGCCTGGTTAATACTTTTAGCTTTACGTTTGAATATTGCATGCTGATCGATCGTCATAGATTATGTCCTCAATTCAACGTAGACTTCACATAATATTCCCAACCATTGCTctgtatttttcacataattTACAACATGGATCAATATAGTTCAAAACAAAGGATGTGTAAAGAATTACAGCTCAGGTCATCAGATATGAACCAGTATAATGGTCCCATGATTGCTGGCTTTAACCGCCCGTTCCACTTGTTCCTGCAGCTATCGTGCGGACACACAGACCTACCAGCCCTACAACAAAGACTGGATCAAAGAGAAGATCTATGTCCTCCTCAGACGCCAGGCTCAGCAGGCTGGGAAGTAGGACCAGAGGAGGAGTGGCTGTCTGGCtgttgatgtggtgtgtgtgtgtgtgtgtgtgcgtacgtatgtgtgtgtggtgtgaaaaaGGCGTTTGATATGAGATTTTTTTTGGAGAAGGGATTTATGTGAACGGCGTGGCTAAGGCactggagaggggagagggcggAAAAtgcacctctctctgtgtcgtCCTTTTTCGTTAAGTTCTCCAATTATACGTCATCACTTGGTTGGTGTCCCTTGATTGTACGTTCCTTCTAATTTATCATTAGTGACCACTACCCTGGTAGATGCTGACTTTGGTAGGGCTATGCAGGATCTGTGTCAGATTGCTGCCAGATACCTTTTGGATTCAGCCTCTCGGGGAGAACAGCTTCCTTTGTTATATCTCCTCGCTctttatttaacatcatttTATGTGGCATTACATCCCTCATGGGTCCCTCAAACATCTCTCTGGCTCTTTGTCCGCCTGTCCTCTTGGCTGAAGTCCACAAGTCAGTTCCACTGGCATGATGGTTGTCCAAGTGTCGTTGGGTTGTTTTCCGCCTTCCTCTCTCAGGTGTTTCCCCAGTCTGTGTCCAAATTGTCCTGGCCAACTGTCAGATAGCTGACAGTGTTAATGTAACAACAGAAATGCTACTAAATGCTAACTGCGATGCAAGTTTGTTGTGCTGAAGGGAAGAAACCCCTTATTAGCAAGACACTTTCTGTGCTGGTGGCAGTTAAATTTAGTAAttgttagaagaagaaaaaaacatgaaaccCCTAAAATGGAGGGTGGAGTTGCGGAGGGAGTAAAATTCTAAATTTTCACTATGGCAACATTAGTGAAAAAGACAAGGAGGGAAAGGAGTTGTTTGTCAAAGAATCACTGCCACTAAACTGTGTTCCAGACGGTATTTGAAGTCTGTTACATGATAAGTTGGATTTTGTTCTATCTTATATACTTCCTAGCTATACACTGTATTATGAAGTGTTTCAGTgttgatagttttttttttttttttttactggaaaAGGATGAATGTAAAATGTGACAAAATCTGAAACTTAAGCATGCCTGttgatttctttctctttttttatacaTATTACTATGGATATGATTGACATATATTTGTAGTCTTTTTAAAGTGATCTTAAACAACATATTTGGCCAtaggaaaagaaaggaagaagcaAACAATCCTTGCGTTACAGACATTGGTTGAGAGGCTCATTTGCAATTTTATTCTGCACTTGAGCGCTATTGGTGAAATTCATTGACTGTAAAGAaccctcttttttttcagttttggaCCATTGGCTCTTTCTAGCCAGATCTGTATTCCTTTTGTTCATCCCAAGATTCAGTTCCATTTCCTCAGTTGTGTACTGTAACTAGTAGTTGCTTTGACATTTTGGTGAAAAAGAAAACCATACAGGACTCCGTAACAACCATTTCACTCTGTTATGCCGTTGGTTCCAAGATGGTGTGCAAGATGGTGTGTCAataccttttctttttttatatatacacataACAGTGTGTTTCGTATATGACCTGAATTATTTGCCTTCAATCTAGTTTGATTTATTGTGGAaccattcattaaaaaaaaataaaatgatcttGTCAGAATTTGTTACTGTCctgcttttttgttgttgatgatgtggAAAGATAAAGTATTATTGATGAGAtgttcaggattttttttattacattgcAAAGGAAAATGTAGTGACTTGTTTTGATTATAAATGAATGGACAAATATTGTCCTCAGTCATGATGCATTACTATTATTTATGATACTGTTTTATCATATCATGTACTGGCTTTCAAATCGGTATTCAACAAATCTTGTATTATGTACTGTTCCTTTAAATTGTGGCGGGCTGCCCTGTGGTTGCTGCTCAGGAAACCCCGTACTGGCTTTCTGAGAGGACCCAAGATGGCTGAAAACTCACAGTGGGGCTAGTGTTTATTCAAGTAAGATGCTGCAACCCTTTGGCAAAACAGAGGTAGTATATGGAATATAGCGATCCGGAAACATAAACGAATACATCGGTTCGACCCATTATATCTTGAAATGTCTATATATTGATGAAGAGACAGGCTGGTCCCCCCGCGGCCCATAGCCAGAACATGGCGGAACACTTGGGCAAAAtatagcaagctagctagcctgctagcttatTATGAAAACATTGCTTTAAATACGACGTTGTCTACTCGTATATGGGCCGAAGGTATTCCGATTAGGGAAGTAGTGCTATCGCTTTGTTTTTTTGGAAAACGACTGGACATAACACATTTCAGAATGTTAAGCGCTGACAGATAGCTcatt from Sardina pilchardus chromosome 12, fSarPil1.1, whole genome shotgun sequence encodes:
- the erh gene encoding enhancer of rudimentary homolog; amino-acid sequence: MSHTILLVQPTKRPEGRTYADYESVNECMEGVCKMYEEHLKRMNPNSPSITYDISQLFDFVDDLADLSCLVYRADTQTYQPYNKDWIKEKIYVLLRRQAQQAGK